From a single Daphnia pulex isolate KAP4 chromosome 2, ASM2113471v1 genomic region:
- the LOC124207662 gene encoding uncharacterized protein LOC124207662, with translation MTGARLQFQQIHKLEREKKLHRGWDNHLPEEVLAKWEEWTKGLNRLSLMYVSRCFRPTEFPLDKSVFTLIIFADASSVAYGAVTHFRVQCGDRVHVSFVMAKGRLAPLFPMTIPRLELKAAVLAVHISTIIKKELRIIISATEFYSDSEIVLHQLRTSRPRQTAFVAARRSEILAHSSAEQWYYVCSEDNPADACTRGVVPKDFGPDCKWITGPTFLLDPAFVPVAFHPPSVFADDETAQVVNVGQLSVAQPSRHPSFLVVSKIITQSTQLNTLKRDVAQALRTEPVSDKEPTADELANAFRLCLAISQEEAFPRESDALAKGALIPRNSILKRVGPYIDPADGLLKVDGRLQHKELVLVTPSS, from the coding sequence ATGACAGGAGCAAGGTTACAGTTTCAACAAATTCATAAATTAGAACGCGAAAAGAAATTGCATCGCGGGTGGGACAACCATTTGCCTGAAGAAGTTCTGGCAAAGTGGGAAGAATGGACGAAAGGACTGAACAGACTATCTCTTATGTATGTCAGCCGTTGCTTCCGCCCGACCGAATTTCCTCTCGACAAATCAGTGTTTACGCTTATCATCTTTGCGGACGCCTCATCAGTAGCCTATGGTGCCGTCACTCACTTTCGCGTGCAGTGCGGAGACAGGGTGCACGTCAGTTTTGTTATGGCAAAAGGCCGCCTCGCGCCTCTCTTCCCTATGACGATTCCGCGACTCGAACTAAAAGCCGCCGTCCTGGCGGTTCATATTTCAACCATTATAAAGAAGGAGCTTCGAATCATCATTTCCGCGACGGAATTTTATTCTGACTCAGAAATAGTGCTACATCAGTTGCGCACCAGCCGCCCTCGTCAGACAGCGTTCGTCGCGGCAAGAAGAAGCGAAATTCTTGCCCACTCGTCGGCGGAGCAATGGTACTATGTCTGCAGTGAAGACAATCCCGCGGACGCGTGCACACGGGGCGTTGTTCCAAAAGATTTTGGGCCAGATTGCAAATGGATCACCGGACCTACATTTTTGTTAGATCCAGCGTTCGTACCAGTAGCATTCCATCCGCCTTCCGTTTTTGCTGATGATGAGACGGCGCAAGTCGTTAATGTCGGCCAACTAAGCGTGGCGCAACCATCACGCCACCCGTCATTTCTCGTCGTATCTAAAATCATCACTCAAAGCACCCAGCTCAACACCTTGAAGCGTGATGTCGCCCAAGCGTTACGGACTGAACCGGTTTCCGACAAAGAACCAACCGCCGATGAGCTTGCGAATGCCTTTCGTCTCTGCCTAGCTATCTCGCAAGAAGAGGCATTCCCGCGGGAGAGCGATGCCCTGGCAAAAGGCGCCTTAATCCCCCGGAATTCTATCTTGAAGCGGGTGGGGCCATACATCGACCCCGCCGACGGTTTATTGAAGGTGGATGGGCGGCTTCAACATAAAGAGCTCGTACTCGTTACCCCATCATCATAG
- the LOC124207673 gene encoding uncharacterized protein LOC124207673 has translation MAHIFTGGYSFESAWTQLQSKYGDPALIIQAHNQCLLQLLPFKTGYFDSLFHMATAVHDVVSSVGPEHIDMFTYSTVVGSLHVKLPINLQTDWGNWIDAIVGAEELRGAKLSTTGSSNATKPPASGTTNINNSNQNQPGSSNYNNRNPTVLAQSLLEVAVFPECPACKENPGHRLEMCNVFKRMIVNARAALCASNNHCFKCLIRGHYTRKCKRQNAGCKECGGPHHSLLHRADRQFPEASTNKGNNHHVLLVKSMDSGVRPVLLAIVQLLVETFDSVRTTYAVLDPGSEATLVTRNLANSLNLKGPPLLVRFGSFWDSLLVESNVVTFKLNSLDGKHTLEASNVLVVPNITLSQRKIDWPSIKTNWEHLSTLDLPSIDSSKVEVLIGMDFPSAHQTLQIAVPIEGEDGPTAHQTCFGWAVVGKIPRYLVAGPSKKRNVNLGYVQLHSSPFDASEDSQSAKPCKNSPDTTAANSTSDGDDQMVAIINRSMTRLKCGYQIELTVKLNHPLIPNNRSQALSRFYGLERRLLDPNMRSLAKQYEHKINNLIASGTVVLVDRSEIDKPAGFIWHLPHFFVVNNNKPDKGIRVVFDCAARYNRISLNDILLRGPPSIPYLVGILLRARQHSVALSADITSFYHRIGVDKKHQSLQRFVFRKFGSNSPVLTYQFTTLVFGEICASSAAVQTLQRAANDNMRFPHVATRLKDNFYSDNFCDSFEMEEEALKFAKDVTECLASGGFALTGFASSSLRVINSIPTHLRSTPVADLNPNASPVDLIFGMEWYLIDDSYRICPKYQQRGNCYQPFP, from the exons ATGGCGCATATCTTCACTGGCGGCTATTCCTTCGAGTCAGCGTGGACTCAGCTCCAAAGCAAATACGGCGACCCAGCCTTGATTATTCAAGCCCATAATCAGTGCCTTCTACAGCTTCTACCTTTCAAGACCGGCTACTTTGACTCCCTTTTTCACATGGCAACTGCTGTACACGATGTCGTTTCGAGTGTGGGCCCTGAGCACATCGATATGTTCACCTACTCCACGGTAGTTGGCTCACTCCACGTCAAGCTACCGATTAATCTTCAAACAGATTGGGGCAA CTGGATCGACGCAATTGTTGGGGCGGAAGAGCTTCGTGGTGCCAAACTCTCTACGACAGGCAGTTCaaatgcaacaaaaccacCCGCTTCCGGTACGACGAATATAAACAACAGCAACCAAAACCAACCAGGCAGCAGCAACTATAACAACCGCAACCCAACTGTCCTTGCGCAATCATTATTGGAAGTAGCAGTCTTTCCCGAGTGTCCCGCCTGCAAGGAGAATCCAGGACACAGGCTCGAAATGTGTAACGTTTTCAAAAGGATGATTGTCAACGCTCGCGCCGCATTATGCGCCTCCAACAACCACTGCTTCAAATGTCTAATTCGTGGCCATTACACCCGAAAATGCAAAAGACAAAACGCTGGTTGCAAAGAATGTGGCGGCCCCCATCATTCGTTACTACATAGAGCTGATCGGCAGTTCCCAGAGGCATCAACCAATAAAGGTAACAATCATCACGTACTTCTCGTTAAATCCATGGACAGCGGTGTTCGGCCAGTTTTATTGGCTATTGTTCAATTGTTGGTTGAAACGTTCGACTCGGTTCGCACAACCTATGCTGTCCTTGATCCTGGTAGCGAAGCAACCCTTGTAACACGAAACTTGGCAAACTCGCTAAATCTAAAAGGCCCGCCCTTGCTCGTTCGCTTTGGTTCGTTCTGGGACTCGCTTTTGGTCGAATCCAATGTAGTAACGTTCAAACTAAACTCTCTGGATGGCAAACACACCTTGGAGGCGTCCAACGTCTTAGTCGTCCCAAATATTACTCTGTCCCAGCGTAAAATTGATTGGCCCAGTATTAAAACTAATTGGGAACATTTGTCCACCCTTGACCTTCCAAGTATCGATTCGTCCAAAGTCGAAGTTTTAATCGGAATGGATTTTCCATCCGCTCATCAAACGCTCCAAATCGCCGTACCGATCGAAGGTGAAGATGGCCCTACAGCACACCAGACTTGCTTCGGTTGGGCCGTCGTTGGCAAAATACCGCGATATCTCGTTGCCGGTCCTAGTAAGAAGCGAAACGTAAATTTAGGTTACGTACAACTCCATTCGTCGCCCTTCGATGCTTCAGAAGACTCGCAATCAGCAAAGCCATGCAAAAATTCACCCGATACCACAGCTGCTAACTCCACTTCCGACGGAGACGATCAAATGGTAGCCATCATCAACCGGTCTATGACGCGCTTAAAATGTGGTTACCAGATTGAGCTGACAGTAAAACTGAACCACCCTTTAATTCCCAACAACAGGAGTCAAGCGCTTTCGCGTTTCTATGGACTCGAACGTCGCCTTCTTGACCCGAATATGCGCAGCCTCGCAAAACAATACGAACATAAGATCAATAATCTCATCGCTTCAGGCACTGTAGTACTTGTGGATCGGTCAGAAATTGACAAACCAGCGGGTTTTATTTGGCATTTACCGCATTTTTTcgtcgtcaacaacaacaagccggACAAGGGGATTCGAGTCGTTTTCGATTGTGCCGCTCGTTACAACCGAATATCTCTCAACGATATTCTATTGCGTGGACCCCCATCTATTCCTTATCTGGTTGGTATCCTACTTCGAGCGCGCCAACATTCCGTCGCCCTTTCGGCCGATATTACTTCATTTTACCATCGTATCGGTGTAGACAAAAAACATCAGTCTCTTCAACGCTTCGTTTTCCGAAAATTTGGCAGCAATTCTCCGGTACTCACGTACCAATTCACGACCTTGGTATTCGGCGAAATTTGTGCATCATCTGCCGCCGTTCAAACCTTGCAACGCGCAGCAAACGACAACATGCGCTTTCCCCACGTTGCAACCAGATTAAAGGACAATTTTTACTCCGATAACTTTTGCGACTctttcgaaatggaagaagaggctTTAAAATTTGCTAAGGATGTAACGGAATGTCTCGCGTCAGGCGGTTTCGCTTTAACCGGTTTTGCTTCATCTTCCTTGCGAGTAATCAACAGTATACCAACGCATCTTAGATCGACACCAGTAGCGGATCTCAACCCGAACGCCTCGCCAGTTGACCTTATTTTCGGCATGGAATGGTATCTTATCGACGACTCTTACAGAATCTGCCCAAAGTATCAACAAAGAGGGAATTGTTATCAGCCATTTCCTTGA